Part of the Lolium rigidum isolate FL_2022 chromosome 6, APGP_CSIRO_Lrig_0.1, whole genome shotgun sequence genome, ATAGCTAGGTGGCTGCCAATAAATGGATGTCTAATTCAAGGGAGACCTTCTAATACATCCTGCTATTCAAGAATTTTTGGTCAAGAACCATAGCTTATTTATTTTGAGTGAAACTTCAATGACAAAGAGCCAATTCCTAGCGGGTTGTCCAGACTTCAGACTACTCAATCTAACAGTTGACATTTGCATTGCCCTGTCCTGTTTATATCCTTTTTAGTGATTCCTTGGTCTCATCAGTTATAGGGTGAACTGCTTCTTGAAGGTGCAGCTGGGGAAGCTGACATGTCAGTAGAGCACCGAACTTATACCTATTTTGTTATATTTTTCAGAGGGTCCAAGCTGAAAATGGGTCTTATTTGTGTTATGTGCCCGGTTATGAAAATGGATATGCTGCTTATAGTCCGGTTGTTCCTGGAACTGGTGTGGATGGTCAATATGTTAGCAATGAGACATATTACTCCACTGCAATTCCCATGCAGAATTCTTCTACACCTGGCATGTTTACTCAACCAATTGCTTATGGACCTGAACTAGTCCCTGCGTACACCTGGGACCCTTCTTACGTTCTTCTGGATGGGATTCAGGGACATCCAGCTGGTTTGCATCAAACAAATTACCCCGCAAGATCAAACTACACTTCTAATAAACACGCTGCTCCATCTTCAAAAGCTTCGCGCAGCACAAAGTATGCCTCGGGTACCATTAAAGGATCTTCATCAACTGTTGACACAGTGCCAACCTCTGCCAATAATCATCCATCATCAAAGTTTGCAAATAAGGTACTTAAAAAATTTCTGTGGAACTGAACACACTGCTCTTGAGCATAAAGTAGGAAACTTATGTTTATATGCCTGTTGTTATGCTAGGCATCTGGTGCTTCCATGGCAAAAGGGCATCTTCCACCTAGCAAGTTTGTGGTGCATGCTAACCAAGGAAAAGGCAGCCtttatcaaagtaaaggcattaatGGTAGTGAGAAGCTTAAGGAAAGAAGCAAGCTAAATGGATTTGGTGACTGTGATATATCGAATAACTGCAATAATGACTTGAAAAACAGTGTGAGCCCAGGAGCTGATTTTTCTGGATTGTCGGGTGTACAGGGGGCTAACGATGATACAACTTCACTTGTTAAAGTAAGCAGAGATTCATATAATCTTCCAGATTTTGTTACGAAGTATGAGCAAGCTCTGTTCTTCGTGATTAAATCTTATAGCGAAGATGATATTCACAAGAGTATCAAGTACAATGTTTGGGCAAGTACTCCGAATGGAAATAAAAGGCTTGACAGTGCCTATAAAGTTGCACAAGAAAGAATGTCAGGAAAAGGAACCAAATGCCCTGTTTTCCTCTTCTTTTCGGTAAGTTAATAACACTACCTGTTCCTCAAGCATTTTCTCGTGAGTATCATCTTAAACGTCAGTAGTGTGATATTCAATTTGTTTTTGTATCTGACTGTTGTTGAGTACTCAATGCCCTGCTTTGTTGTCGCAAGTAATGAGTTTTATATCTCTTAGGGAAAGTATGTTTGTTTGCTTATGTTAATTTGTGTTTGTGTACTCTACTAATTATTATACTATGGTGATCAGGTTAATGCTAGTGGTCAGTTCTGTGGCGTGGCTGAGATGGTCGGCCCACTTGATTTCAACAAGAATATGAACTTCTGGCAACAGGACAAGTGGAACGGATTCTTCCCAGTAAAATGGCACATTATCAAGGATGTGCCTAATCCACAGTTTCGACACATAATATTGGAGAATAATGAGAACAAACCTGTTACAAATAGCAGGGACACACAAGAGGTATTGCTTCCGCTCAACCATATAACTAGAGTATCCTGGTATTTTTGCAGCTAGCATTTAGAGCTCTGTTGGTCAATTGTCATCTCTTGAATCTTAAGCATGCAAATAAGTTTTTTGGTATAGAAGTTTCATGTTATCTTCCCTCCTTGTTCTTCTCTGGAGAAACAAATAATCCTATCTATGCACTGTGCAACAAAtgatgtttttgttttgttttgttttgaatcttTTACTGACATACAAATGTTAAAACTTTTTAGCTACTTAGTCattgccttcacttgattcttcatGATCTTAGGCATGCAATAGAATGTTAATAACTTTATGGTCAGTGCAGCCTTCAAGTTACTGTCCAGGCTGATATCTGGTTTGCATTCTGTTATGATCAGTTAATGTTTTATTTTAGACTGAATATTTTATTACCTACTATGCATTTCTCACAGTTAATTATCGATTTTTTTAGTTTTGAATTTTAACTGTCTGAGAATTCCAGGTCAGGTTTCTACAAGGTGCAGAGATGCTGAAAATTTTCAAGAACTTCTCATGTAAAACGTCAATATTGGATGACTTTGATTTTTACGAGAATAGGCAGAAAGTAATGCAGGACAGAAGAGGCAAGCCGCTTACTACATCATTGGGTCACTTCATGGTATATAGTGAACACCTTGTTTCTCTACATTTATTTTATCAAGGGCAGCACCTGTGTTGTCAACAAAGACAGGAGTTGCATTTTTATTTTGTGCGAAAAAGGACCCTGGCATGAAGACAAACATCAAACAGTACAATGCAGCTCAATGAGTTGCTAAAGTTTATTACCTGCATATGAGGAAATGCCACTTCATAACTTTGTACTTTAGCTTGTGGTATCGTGTTGAAATCCTAGTCAGCGCAGGAATTTTGGTTCGTTGTGTTTCTGGAGCTTAAAGTAACTAGACTTACCTGTTAAATGATCATAAATTGACAATAATAtgcttcttggtcatgttggtgaTAGAGGGCCAGAATTTACAAGGGTTGGTGTTTAGCGACATAAGGTTTTAGTTCCAAATTTTGTGACATTTGCATGAAACATTGACAAATGCTGGTTATCTGTACCTCATGATCTAAATTATTTTTCGCAGCCAAAAGATGAAAAACCTGAAGAGTTTAAGAAGCAAGCTCAAATTTTAAGTACTGGAGAGCTTGATAAAGCCAAGAAAAACGAGGAGCAGAGCAACAATGTTACAACAGATCTTGATGCAGCCGAGAGAAGTAGGGAGCAGAGCGATGACGTCGCAGCAGCTATTGATACAACCAAGAGAAGTGAGGAGGAGGCCAATAAGGTTGCAGCAGATATTGATATACCCGAGAGAAGTGAGGAGCAGAGCGACAAGGTTGTGACAGAACTTGGACTTGGTACAGCCAGGAGAAGCGCAGAGCAGACCAACAGTGTTGCTAGGGCAGGCTGATGACATGGAGTAAGGGCGTACCTGAACAGGTGGTACTATCAGATCGGAGAAACAATAAACTTGGCTGTGCGGAACACTGATATCAGTCAATCATCCTGGAAGCTATTCCATTTTCTCAAGCAAGTGGAAAAT contains:
- the LOC124659758 gene encoding YTH domain-containing protein ECT4-like produces the protein MEPKAAQLGHKPIEGAVENLKIDASTKASNGNLPAAKDATSSDAISCISSLDAASTVKETEMNQGTYMGDQGMYYYGYYYPGSFGGWDENGYYTGSNGLEMHPTRVQAENGSYLCYVPGYENGYAAYSPVVPGTGVDGQYVSNETYYSTAIPMQNSSTPGMFTQPIAYGPELVPAYTWDPSYVLLDGIQGHPAGLHQTNYPARSNYTSNKHAAPSSKASRSTKYASGTIKGSSSTVDTVPTSANNHPSSKFANKASGASMAKGHLPPSKFVVHANQGKGSLYQSKGINGSEKLKERSKLNGFGDCDISNNCNNDLKNSVSPGADFSGLSGVQGANDDTTSLVKVSRDSYNLPDFVTKYEQALFFVIKSYSEDDIHKSIKYNVWASTPNGNKRLDSAYKVAQERMSGKGTKCPVFLFFSVNASGQFCGVAEMVGPLDFNKNMNFWQQDKWNGFFPVKWHIIKDVPNPQFRHIILENNENKPVTNSRDTQEVRFLQGAEMLKIFKNFSCKTSILDDFDFYENRQKVMQDRRGKPLTTSLGHFMPKDEKPEEFKKQAQILSTGELDKAKKNEEQSNNVTTDLDAAERSREQSDDVAAAIDTTKRSEEEANKVAADIDIPERSEEQSDKVVTELGLGTARRSAEQTNSVARAG